In the genome of Mycobacterium kansasii ATCC 12478, one region contains:
- the mptB gene encoding polyprenol phosphomannose-dependent alpha 1,6 mannosyltransferase MptB, whose product MAARHHTLSSSIASLHGDEQAVGSPLNAAELTALARTRLFGATGTVLMGIGALGAGARPVVQDPTFGVRLLNLPSRIQTVSLTMTTTGAVMMALAWLMLGRFALGKRKMSRGDLDRTLLLWMLPLLIAPPMYSKDVYSYLAQSQISRDGLDPYRVGPASGLGLGHVFTLSVPSLWRETPAPYGPLFLWIGRGISALTGENIVAAVLCHRLVVLIGVAMIVWATPRLARRCGVAEVSALWLGAANPLLFMHLVAGIHNEALMLGLMLTGAEIALRGIDLVDLQETTRLLPASWRPGADWEPLALLLGGSILITLSSQVKLPSLLALGFITMALAYRYGGTIKALLLTGGGMAALSLSVMAIVGWASGLGFGWVYTLGTANVVRSWMSPPTLLALGTGQVGILLRLGDHTTAVLSLTRAMGVLIIMVMVCWLLLAVLRGRLHPIGGLGVALGITVLLFPVVQPWYLLWAIIPMAAWATRTGFRVAAIVITLIVGIFGPTANGDRFALFQIIDATLASAIIVLVLIALTYHRLPWQGLPMGNGEANQQTLVDPVPAAETSVTRQTTSAPDAYADST is encoded by the coding sequence ATGGCAGCCCGCCACCACACGCTGAGCTCGTCGATCGCCAGCCTCCACGGTGACGAGCAGGCGGTGGGGTCGCCGCTGAACGCTGCCGAACTGACTGCGCTCGCACGCACCCGGCTGTTCGGCGCCACCGGCACGGTCTTGATGGGCATCGGGGCCCTGGGCGCCGGCGCCAGGCCGGTCGTGCAGGATCCCACCTTCGGGGTCCGGCTGCTCAACCTGCCGTCACGAATCCAGACCGTGTCGCTGACGATGACCACCACCGGAGCCGTCATGATGGCGCTGGCCTGGCTGATGCTCGGCCGGTTCGCGCTGGGCAAGCGGAAGATGTCGCGCGGCGATCTGGACCGCACCCTGCTGTTGTGGATGCTGCCGCTGCTCATCGCCCCGCCGATGTACAGCAAAGACGTCTACTCCTACTTGGCCCAAAGCCAGATCTCCCGCGACGGACTCGACCCCTACCGAGTGGGCCCGGCGTCCGGCCTCGGCTTGGGCCACGTGTTCACCCTGTCGGTTCCCAGCCTGTGGCGGGAGACGCCGGCCCCCTACGGTCCGCTCTTCTTGTGGATCGGCCGCGGCATCTCCGCGCTGACCGGAGAAAATATTGTCGCCGCCGTGCTGTGCCACCGGTTGGTGGTGTTGATCGGCGTGGCGATGATCGTGTGGGCGACGCCGCGGCTGGCCAGGCGCTGTGGCGTGGCCGAGGTCAGCGCGCTGTGGCTGGGCGCGGCCAATCCCCTGCTGTTCATGCACCTGGTTGCCGGCATCCACAACGAAGCACTGATGCTCGGGTTGATGCTGACCGGCGCCGAAATCGCGCTGCGTGGCATCGATTTAGTCGATTTACAGGAAACCACGCGTCTGCTGCCCGCATCATGGCGTCCGGGCGCGGACTGGGAACCACTGGCCCTGTTGCTCGGCGGATCGATCCTGATCACGCTGTCATCGCAAGTGAAGCTGCCTTCGCTGCTGGCGCTGGGCTTCATCACGATGGCCTTGGCTTACCGCTACGGCGGCACGATCAAAGCGCTGCTGCTGACCGGCGGCGGCATGGCGGCACTGTCGCTTTCGGTGATGGCCATCGTCGGATGGGCAAGCGGGCTGGGCTTCGGCTGGGTCTACACGCTGGGCACCGCCAACGTGGTGCGCAGCTGGATGTCGCCGCCGACACTGCTGGCGCTGGGCACCGGGCAGGTGGGCATTCTGCTGCGCTTGGGAGATCACACCACCGCGGTGTTGTCGCTGACGCGTGCCATGGGTGTGCTGATCATCATGGTGATGGTCTGCTGGTTGCTGCTGGCGGTGCTCCGCGGCCGGTTACACCCGATCGGCGGCCTCGGGGTCGCGCTGGGCATCACAGTGCTGCTGTTCCCTGTCGTGCAGCCCTGGTATCTGCTGTGGGCCATCATTCCCATGGCGGCGTGGGCGACGCGCACCGGATTTCGGGTGGCCGCCATCGTCATCACCCTCATCGTCGGCATCTTCGGACCGACGGCCAACGGGGACCGCTTCGCGTTGTTTCAGATCATCGATGCCACCCTGGCCAGCGCGATCATCGTGTTGGTCCTGATCGCGCTGACCTACCACCGGTTACCGTGGCAAGGCCTGCCCATGGGGAACGGCGAGGCGAACCAACAGACGCTCGTCGACCCGGTACCCGCAGCTGAGACTTCGGTGACCCGGCAGACGACGTCGGCGCCGGACGCCTACGCTGACTCCACGTGA
- a CDS encoding helix-turn-helix transcriptional regulator: MRRAEPTAVAQATSLDSFLELRHTCVVKIPAATAAVPAAVPDGHTRRAIVRLLLESGSITASEIGDRLGLSAAGVRRHLDALIETGDAESVPAAPWQQAGRGRPAKRYRLTAAGRGKLDHSYDDLASAAMRQLREIGGEDAVRTFARRRIDAILADVAPADGHDDDAVEAAAERIAGALTKAGYVATTTRVGGPIHGVQICQHHCPVAHVAEEFPELCEAEQQAMAEVLGTHVQRLATIVNGDCACTTHVPLTPAPSPRRDTTSIKGASI, encoded by the coding sequence TTGCGGCGTGCGGAGCCCACAGCCGTTGCACAGGCCACCTCGCTGGACAGCTTCCTGGAATTACGTCACACTTGTGTTGTGAAAATCCCGGCAGCTACTGCTGCTGTTCCAGCCGCAGTTCCCGACGGTCATACCCGTCGCGCCATTGTGCGCTTGCTGCTGGAGTCCGGATCGATCACCGCCAGTGAGATCGGCGATCGGTTGGGGTTGTCGGCCGCCGGCGTACGTCGTCATCTTGACGCGCTCATTGAAACGGGCGACGCGGAGTCCGTCCCCGCGGCGCCGTGGCAGCAGGCGGGGCGCGGACGGCCCGCCAAGCGTTACCGGTTGACGGCGGCCGGCCGGGGCAAGCTGGATCACTCATACGACGACTTGGCGTCGGCGGCGATGCGCCAACTGCGGGAGATCGGCGGCGAAGACGCGGTGCGGACGTTCGCACGACGACGCATCGACGCGATACTCGCCGATGTCGCCCCGGCGGACGGCCACGACGACGACGCGGTGGAAGCCGCCGCGGAGCGTATCGCCGGCGCGTTGACCAAAGCCGGTTACGTCGCCACCACCACCCGGGTGGGTGGGCCGATCCATGGTGTGCAAATCTGCCAGCATCACTGCCCGGTGGCCCATGTCGCCGAGGAGTTCCCGGAATTGTGCGAAGCCGAGCAGCAGGCCATGGCCGAAGTGCTTGGAACCCACGTGCAGCGGTTGGCGACCATCGTCAACGGCGACTGCGCCTGTACCACCCACGTGCCTTTAACCCCGGCGCCCAGCCCGCGCCGCGACACTACGAGCATCAAAGGAGCGTCGATATGA
- the sufB gene encoding intein-containing Fe-S cluster assembly protein SufB yields MTLEASKTAAEPLTQAEAIASLSRYGYGWVDSDVAGASAQRGLSEAVVRDISAKKNEPEWMLQNRLKALRIFERKPMPRWGSNLEGIDFDNIKYFVRSTEKQAASWDDLPEDIKNTYDRLGIPEAEKQRLVAGVAAQYESEVVYHQIREDLESQGVIFLDTDTGLREHPEVFKQYFGTVIPAGDNKFSALNTAVWSGGSFIYVPPGVHVDIPLQAYFRINTENMGQFERTLIIADEGSYVHYVEGCVPAGELITTADGDLRPIESIRVGDYVSSHDGRPHRVTAVQMRDLNGELYSFTPMSSANKFSVTAEHPLLIVPRHEVRVMRKERKGWKAEVNSAKLRRTEPRWIAAKNVAEGDFLIYPKPKPIPHKTVLSLEFARLAGYYLAEGHACLTNGCESLIFSFHSDEFEFVEEVRQACKSLYEKSGSVLIEEHKHSARVTVYTKAGYAAMRDNVGIGSSNKKLSDLLMRQDETFLSELVDAYVNGDGNVTKRGGALWKRVHTTSRVWAFQLQSILARLGHYATVELRRPGGPGVIQGRDIMRKDIYQVQWTEGGHGPKQARDCGDYFAVPIRKREVREAHERVYNLDVEEPDSYLAYGFAVHNCTAPIYKSDSLHSAVVEIIVKPHARVRYTTIQNWSNNVYNLVTKRARAEAGATMEWVDGNIGSKVTMKYPAVWMTGEHAKGEVLSVAFAGEDQHQDTGAKMLHLAPNTSSNIVSKSVARGGGRTSYRGLVQVNKGAHGSKSSVKCDALLVDTISRSDTYPYVDIREDDVTMGHEATVSKVSENQLFYLMSRGMTEDEAMAMVVRGFVEPIAKELPMEYALELNRLIELQMEGSVG; encoded by the coding sequence ATGACCCTCGAGGCCAGCAAGACCGCTGCCGAGCCGCTGACCCAGGCCGAGGCCATTGCTTCGCTGAGCCGCTACGGCTACGGCTGGGTCGACTCCGATGTCGCCGGCGCCAGCGCTCAGCGCGGGCTGTCGGAGGCGGTGGTTCGCGACATCTCCGCGAAGAAGAACGAGCCTGAGTGGATGCTGCAGAACCGGCTGAAGGCGCTGCGCATCTTCGAGCGCAAGCCGATGCCGCGCTGGGGCTCCAACCTCGAGGGCATCGACTTCGACAACATCAAGTACTTCGTGCGATCGACAGAAAAGCAGGCGGCCAGCTGGGACGATTTGCCAGAGGACATCAAAAATACCTACGACCGTTTAGGAATTCCCGAAGCGGAAAAGCAAAGATTAGTTGCTGGAGTAGCGGCCCAGTATGAAAGCGAAGTAGTGTACCACCAGATCAGAGAGGATTTAGAATCCCAAGGCGTTATTTTCTTAGACACTGATACTGGCTTGCGGGAACATCCCGAAGTATTCAAACAATATTTTGGAACCGTAATTCCTGCTGGCGATAATAAGTTTTCTGCACTCAATACCGCTGTGTGGAGTGGCGGGTCCTTTATTTACGTCCCGCCGGGGGTCCACGTCGACATCCCCCTGCAGGCTTACTTCCGGATCAACACCGAGAACATGGGCCAGTTCGAGCGAACACTGATTATTGCCGACGAGGGCTCCTACGTGCACTACGTCGAGGGCTGTGTGCCAGCCGGTGAGCTGATCACGACCGCTGACGGAGACCTGAGGCCCATCGAGTCGATCCGTGTGGGTGACTACGTCAGTAGCCACGATGGGCGGCCACATCGTGTCACCGCGGTGCAGATGCGCGACCTCAACGGGGAGCTCTACAGCTTCACGCCGATGTCTTCCGCGAACAAGTTCTCCGTCACCGCGGAACATCCCTTGCTCATCGTTCCCCGCCACGAGGTGCGCGTCATGCGCAAAGAGCGCAAAGGATGGAAGGCAGAAGTCAACAGCGCCAAGCTGCGTCGCACCGAGCCGCGGTGGATTGCGGCGAAGAACGTTGCCGAAGGTGACTTCCTGATCTACCCCAAGCCGAAGCCGATCCCACACAAGACGGTGCTGTCCCTCGAGTTCGCGCGGCTGGCGGGGTATTACCTGGCGGAAGGCCATGCATGTCTGACCAATGGCTGTGAGTCACTGATCTTCTCGTTCCACAGCGACGAATTCGAGTTCGTCGAGGAGGTTCGCCAAGCGTGCAAGTCGTTGTACGAGAAGTCAGGCTCTGTCCTGATCGAGGAGCACAAGCATTCGGCACGCGTCACTGTCTACACGAAGGCGGGCTATGCCGCGATGCGTGACAACGTCGGCATCGGATCGTCGAACAAGAAGCTGTCGGATCTCTTGATGCGTCAAGACGAGACGTTCCTCAGCGAGCTCGTCGACGCCTATGTCAACGGGGACGGCAATGTAACGAAGCGCGGCGGCGCCCTCTGGAAGCGCGTGCATACGACTTCCCGTGTCTGGGCATTCCAATTGCAGTCCATCCTCGCGCGGTTGGGTCATTACGCCACAGTCGAATTGCGTCGTCCTGGCGGTCCAGGAGTTATCCAGGGTCGTGACATCATGCGCAAGGACATCTACCAGGTCCAGTGGACCGAGGGCGGCCACGGGCCTAAGCAAGCGCGTGATTGCGGTGACTACTTTGCGGTGCCGATAAGAAAGCGTGAGGTCCGAGAAGCACACGAGCGGGTCTACAACCTCGATGTCGAGGAGCCGGACAGCTACCTCGCCTACGGGTTCGCGGTGCACAACTGCACTGCCCCTATTTACAAGTCGGACTCGCTACACTCCGCGGTGGTCGAGATCATCGTGAAACCGCATGCGCGCGTGCGTTACACCACCATCCAGAACTGGTCGAACAACGTCTACAACCTGGTCACCAAGCGGGCCCGCGCAGAGGCCGGCGCCACCATGGAGTGGGTCGACGGCAACATCGGATCCAAGGTGACCATGAAATATCCGGCGGTCTGGATGACCGGAGAGCACGCCAAAGGCGAAGTGCTGTCGGTGGCGTTCGCCGGCGAGGACCAGCACCAGGACACCGGTGCCAAGATGCTGCATCTGGCGCCCAACACGTCGAGCAACATCGTGTCGAAGTCGGTAGCGCGCGGCGGCGGCCGCACCTCCTACCGGGGCCTCGTCCAGGTGAACAAGGGCGCGCACGGTTCCAAGTCGAGCGTGAAATGCGATGCGCTGCTGGTCGATACGATCAGCCGCAGCGACACCTACCCCTACGTCGACATCCGCGAGGACGACGTCACCATGGGCCATGAGGCCACCGTGTCCAAGGTCAGTGAGAACCAGCTGTTCTACCTGATGAGCCGCGGGATGACCGAGGACGAGGCCATGGCGATGGTGGTGCGCGGCTTCGTCGAGCCGATCGCCAAGGAACTGCCGATGGAGTATGCGCTGGAGCTCAACCGGCTGATCGAGCTGCAGATGGAGGGCTCCGTAGGATGA